The genomic segment ACTCGCGTGAAGGGGTGAAAGATGCTACTATAAGATTTTCAAGGAAGAATTAAGGATCGAAAGATGTTGCAGAGAGCCGCAAACAATGCGTATTCATGGTGGTGGGCTAGTCACATTCGGACCAAGCAATCGAAATGGCTGGATCAAAGCCTTCTGGGTAAAATTCTCTTCCCTCGGTATCCATCCATGGTGTTTGCCTTTTGTTTTAGCTGATATTTTATTCATCCTGGCGTATTTTGTTTTCGTTTCTATTGTAATTTGTAatgtgatatgattatgaatctATAAAACGATCAAGGAAAATGTGGGATTGATTATTCATCTTGATCGGATGTATCGCATTTCTTGAATTTATAGGACATCTTTTTTTTTCGCTCCACTTTGATCATGTTTTCTTGAAGGATTTTGCGATGCTTTTGAAATCTTCGATTTTCGATCAAGGATCGTGAATTCTGAGAAATCTGTTCCACCCTCCAGATTAGTCTTCTATCAAAGCTTGATTTCAAACGCATCGCAAATCCTTCCTTTCAAGCGTGTCATTCCATAACCTAATGATAGAGTTAAATGAGAGACATCTGAATATATTTTTTCTCAAGGAAGTGGAAACACACACAAAATTTTGATATCTGTCATTCCTAGGTTGTTTCTGCTGGTTCTACCTCAGTTACATGCTTTAGATAACTTTTGCATGCTTTCAAATGTCCATCACATTGTAGATATGGAAGAGAAGGTGCAAAATATGCTGAAGCTCATAGAAGAAGATGGAGATTCCTTTGCCAAGAGAGCTGAGATGTACTACAAGAGGAGGCCAGAGCTTATAACATCTGTAGAAGAAGCTTACAAGGCTTTTCGAGCATTGGCAGATCGTTACGACCTCTTATCCAAAGAACTTCAAAATGCCAACCATACAATTGCCACTGTTTTCCCAGAACAGGTTCAGTTTGCAATGGACGAAGATGATGAATCAGTCTCGGCAAAAATGACCAAGAATTCACAAATACCAGATATAGGAAACGCTCCAAACGCTCCAAAGGCACCCATTAAAGATCTAAAAGGCCTGATAACCACAGCTTCGAAACAATTGCAAGCCAATAAATTATCAAAAACTAATAAAGTTGTTCAAAAATCTGGTTTAACTAAGGAAGAAGCTGTTGAAGAGATTGATAAGCTTCAGAAAGATATTCTAGCATTACAAACTGTTAAAGAGTTTGCTAGGAGTTCATACGAAAGTGGGCTTTCGAAGTATTGGGGGATTGAAAACCAGATAATGGAAATGCAACAAAATATTTGCAGGTTGCAGGATGAATTTAACGTGGATACAGTTATCGAGGATGATGAAGCTCGGACGTTGATGGCTGAGGCAGCCCTTAAATCGTGTCAAGAAACATTGATTCAGTTGCAGGATAAACAAGAAAGGTCTGCCATTGAGGCGAGAGAGGAGTCCCTGAAGATCGAAGCTGCTCACGAGCGACTAGAGTCCCTTAAGGAAGAGTTTCTGAATGATGGGACTAATGAGGAAAAGGTGAATGACAACGATATGATTTCAAACTTTGAGGATGAATCGCAAAGCTCGACTATAGATGTAGTTGAAGTGATACAAGAGATGGAGAGTGTCGAGGCATCATCGGTAAAACTTCGAGAAGATTTGGAATCTCTTACGGTGACAGAAATGGCAGAGAAGATCGACAAGCTTGTGAACAAGGTGATTAGCCTGGAAACTGTGGTATCATCTCAAACGGTCCTTATCAACACCTTAAGAACAGAAGCCGACGATCTCCATTCACAGATTCAGAGATTGGAAGATGAGAAGGTGACCCTGATTAATAGCACGCACATTTTTACCACCAGGttgaaagaaatggaggaaaagtTGCGGAAGCTTCAGGATCTGAACAAGAATTTGGAAAGCCAGAACAGAAATCTACAAACAAATTTTGCTGATGCCCGTAATAGTCTTGATCACTTGTCTGAGAAATTAAGCAGCATCAAGCCAGATGAAGAGCAAGAGGAGACAAGTTCGGTTCAAGATGAGTCAGCTATGCCAAGTCCAGGTGGCGGTGAAAAATTCTTGAATAAATCGAAAACAGAAGGCACGGTGGACGTAAAAGAAATTGATACAACCGTTGAAGGCACAAAGTTGTCAGGTAAAAGCTCAACTAAAAAAACCGTCACATTCTTGGATCAGAAACAGAAGGAACAAATCCTGGTGGATCATTCAGATGATCTTATAAATGTTCGAGCAAAAGAAAATGTGGAGAAAGAAGAAGAGCTCAACTGGCAGCAGATGCTCTTGACAGGAATGGAGGACAGGGAGAAAATTCTGCTGAAAGAGTATACCACGATTTTAAGAAATTATAAGGATGTCAAGAAGAAGCTCGGTGACATGGAGAAACAAGAGAGGGATAGCCAATTTGATATCATAGTGCAAATGAGAGAGCTGAAGGATGCTGTAGCAAAAAGAGATGAAGAAATTCATCGCCTTCGCCAAAAACTAAACCTTCTTCAAGAAAATAAGGACATCAAGGTAGATGATGTTCCAGAGGAACGTGGCGTTGAACCCGAGGCTGGAGGTGACGACCTTCAAGAAAATTCCTTAATAAACAAGGAAGTTGACATCAAATTAGTGTTTATCGATAGAACTTCACCCATCTCGGCAGTTGAAGAAAAGCTTCGCATGGACATTGATGCAATACTGGACGAGAATTTAGATTTCTGGTTAAGATTCAGCACCGCGTTTCATCAGATTCAGAAATTTAAAACTGAAGTTCAGGATCTGCAGGATGAAATACTGAAACTTCTAGAGAAGAAGATGCAGGTGGGAAGTGTTACAACCGAGCAAAAATCAGAAGTCCGGCCAATCTACAAGCACCTAAGGGAAATTCAAACCGAGCTAACTGTTTGGTTGGAACAAAGTGTGTCTTTAAAAGATGAACAGAAACGAAGATTTGCATCATTATGCAGCATCCAAGAGGAGATTACCAAAGCACTGAAAGAAGGTGTTGAAGGAGAAGAAATCCGATTTAGTAGCCATCAAGCTGCAAAATTCCAAGGAGAAATCTTGAACATGAAACAAGAGAACAACAAGGTTCGGGATGAACTACAAGCTGGTCTTGATCATGTTAGCGCGCTGCAACTTGATATCGAAAAATCGCTAAGAAAATTGAATGAAGAGTTTGGGATCTGTGGTGATCAACAGCAACTGAAGCAGGCCATGAGCAGGTCGCGAATCCCTTTACGATCATTTATTTTTGGAACCAAACCGAAGAAGCCGAAGCATTCTATTTTATCTTGTATGCATCCAAATAGAAGATTCCCTCTCATGAGAGGTGGTACACATTCATAAAACTTGGATCTTTCCTTTATCAGGTTTGATTGTTGTTCGTTGTTCAATTCTTTTAAGTTCGTACTTGTACATTCATATGTTTGTGGttttgttataatatttttacttTCCTAAATTTCTAAGCATGCCAGAGCCAGACCATGAAATTTTGAGTCTGTTTCTGTTTAAATATAATCAGGTCTCCTCTTCAACGGTAACTAAAGAAAACAATGGGCATTTTAGGCTCCAATTATACAAATCAGATTTTAAATCCTGAAATTCTGAGTCACCAAAATCGATAATAGtccaagaaaaataaaaatatgtaacaAGGTGAATACACTATTTGGTGCGAACAATAACATCATTATTTCGTCAACTCAATTTATACGATAGTTAGAATCATGATCCAATCCTTCAAATAAAACAATCCCGAAAATGTGAAAAGTATGTATTATACTATGCACTTACAAATTTCAATTATATTGAAAGCGGACATTATAAAGAAAATTATAGTAATTGATGATAAGAGTCTACATATACAACTTCTTATAAGTACATACTTGATGGGTTATAAATCTAATTTCATTATTTGACCTACTTTGGCTATAAAATTCAAACCGATTATACACTCTTAAAAACATATGAATTGAGGATAACCATCACTATTCAAGGttattctctcaaatttttatttgatcTCTCCAATTTTCAGAGAATATATGTGAACTATTTACTGTGTCGAGCAAACTCTAACACCGGTAAATTTTGTTTGTTATGTAGGGGACGACCCACAAGCTTACTGCTTACTGGTCTAGGGCAATAATGACTCATTTGCGCTACTCACCTACGTTACTCGCTTGCACTACTCTCATGTGCTATTCTTTTAAGCCAATCTGCGACTACAAGATCCATTTACGAGCCACTCAAAATATCGATCTACGGCTATTTGGATTTGTTTACTAGCATATAAAAATAGTGcgaacaattattattttttgctgcatttttaaaattatagcaTGATTGAAATATATCACGGTTCAAAAGAAAATTCTCAAACAGAAATACGTACCGGCTGACATGGCAGAAATCAAAATCtaataatgaaatatatataacatgtcaTATCAGTGTACTGTGAATGGAGAATATCCTAGTTTgcttattattaaaattattcaaAGAATATTAAGCTAACAATAATAGTTAATGCAGAGTGAGACAGAAGGCGCACGTGCGTTTCTCCGAAATTATCGAGATGTTAGAGTCAAAAGATGCTCCGCACGTGAAATCCCAGTCAAAGGTCAAAAAACAGTGATCGCATTTACATTTACAATCTCTTTAAAattaatatcatattatcatcactctttattttattatattgtttaagaaaaaataaataatgggATAAGAACGATGATgaggatcaaatttttcgatcAAATCCTCAACCTTATTTTGCTGCATATACTGGCATAGTTGATATTATTGACCAAATACGAGTCGTGGCATGCATGTTACtcctgaataataataataataataataataataataataaaaatagagAAAGTACGTTGTTCAAGTTGTCGGTTAGGACGAAAATTTTGTTACCTTAATAAATGCTGCTTCTTTTTTTGAA from the Primulina eburnea isolate SZY01 chromosome 3, ASM2296580v1, whole genome shotgun sequence genome contains:
- the LOC140826337 gene encoding kinase-interacting protein 1-like, coding for MLQRAANNAYSWWWASHIRTKQSKWLDQSLLDMEEKVQNMLKLIEEDGDSFAKRAEMYYKRRPELITSVEEAYKAFRALADRYDLLSKELQNANHTIATVFPEQVQFAMDEDDESVSAKMTKNSQIPDIGNAPNAPKAPIKDLKGLITTASKQLQANKLSKTNKVVQKSGLTKEEAVEEIDKLQKDILALQTVKEFARSSYESGLSKYWGIENQIMEMQQNICRLQDEFNVDTVIEDDEARTLMAEAALKSCQETLIQLQDKQERSAIEAREESLKIEAAHERLESLKEEFLNDGTNEEKVNDNDMISNFEDESQSSTIDVVEVIQEMESVEASSVKLREDLESLTVTEMAEKIDKLVNKVISLETVVSSQTVLINTLRTEADDLHSQIQRLEDEKVTLINSTHIFTTRLKEMEEKLRKLQDLNKNLESQNRNLQTNFADARNSLDHLSEKLSSIKPDEEQEETSSVQDESAMPSPGGGEKFLNKSKTEGTVDVKEIDTTVEGTKLSGKSSTKKTVTFLDQKQKEQILVDHSDDLINVRAKENVEKEEELNWQQMLLTGMEDREKILLKEYTTILRNYKDVKKKLGDMEKQERDSQFDIIVQMRELKDAVAKRDEEIHRLRQKLNLLQENKDIKVDDVPEERGVEPEAGGDDLQENSLINKEVDIKLVFIDRTSPISAVEEKLRMDIDAILDENLDFWLRFSTAFHQIQKFKTEVQDLQDEILKLLEKKMQVGSVTTEQKSEVRPIYKHLREIQTELTVWLEQSVSLKDEQKRRFASLCSIQEEITKALKEGVEGEEIRFSSHQAAKFQGEILNMKQENNKVRDELQAGLDHVSALQLDIEKSLRKLNEEFGICGDQQQLKQAMSRSRIPLRSFIFGTKPKKPKHSILSCMHPNRRFPLMRGGTHS